The DNA region ACACTGCTATTTAGTAAGATTCCCCTTTTTGGTGAAGACCCAGATCGATATCTTACTCTTCCCAGAAAGCTGTTCCCATCACCTCAGAGGACATGATTATTTTCAGGCTGATCTGGGGCACTTTGCAGCCAACAGATCCAGGCAGCCTTTACTGGCACAAATTctcctggggctgttttggCAGGACTGAGATGCCTTTTCCATGCTGGGAACAGGGTGCACTGGAGCTGCCTCCTCGAGAACCAAGAAGGCTGGAGGGGAGAAATTCTGTGTAAAGTGTGGAGAATTTGATGAAGGACTTGAAGAGGTGCTGGAGTGGGTGAGGAGCATCCTTATGCAGGGAGTGGCAGCAGGTGGGAGCTGTGAGAGCTGTGAGAGCTGTGAGCTGTTACCTGAGCTCTTCAGGGGCTCCACAGGCTGTGAAGAAGCTGCTTCTGTTTAGGATTcggagcagggagaggctggctGATGGAGAGGCTGGCTGATGGAGAGGCTGGCTGTCCTGGGAGATCCTGCAGTCCTGCCTTGGCTGAGCCATCACCTGAGCAGCAGTGGcatcagctcagcagcagggcggggaagccctggcacaggctggccaGAGAAGcgtggatgccccattccttGGAAACACTCAcagccaggttggacagggcttggaacaacaTGGTATCCCTGCTCATGGTGCgagggctggaatgagatggttCTTAAGGTACCTCCCAGCCCAAAtaattccaggattctgtgattcccagtCTTGCTTTCCCTGTATCAAAAGCACATCAACATCGGCAActcccctgcagagctgtccccaaaTGGGAGCTCCTGTGCTCCACAGCCAGGTCCTGACCAGGGCCACACACAGCCAGGGGGTGAGTCCTGTGGGGCCTGACCTGCTCACCTCTTCCCAAAATAATCTTCCTTTGCCAAGCCTCCAAGGACAGGGCTGAGTCACCTCCACAGACCTCAAGGCATGCAGGGCAGCCCGGCCCTGGGAATTGTGCAGCTCATTTGTGCAGCTGGGCAATGGAGTCAGCAAAGGGTTAAAGTGCCCCTGCCTCTCCCTTCATAAGCAACACTTTTCCAAGGAACTTTGGATGTTCATAAAGAGTCTTCAGGGATAGACAGCCACAAACTCCCTCCAACTCCCTCAGTGGAGAAAGGAGAGTTAACATCCCCCAGCCCACCACTGGTACACCCTCACTGAGGATGGGGCTGAATCCAGCCTGGAAGAAGACAACCAGACaacctctcccttctcctgtgTTTGTCAAAGCAGGTGTCTGGGATGCAGAGGTGCAGCGCTGTGCCTTGGCAGTGAGTgagcctgccccagccccatgTGTGCCCCTGACACATCCCTCACCTTCTaagcagtgccagtgccacagctgaggcacctgggaTAACCCCTGTGGGATATTTAGGGAGCCTGGCTCCGAGTGGATGACCCTGGAGGTGGATATGCAGCTGCAGATCCCGGcatgccagcccagcagccctgcagcaggctcAGCCCGTGCCTGGGACCGGGGTCACAGCCCCTGCACCCGGTTCCATGCCCTGGCCCGAGTGACCATCCCATCCCGGAGCTGCCGTCCCACCCTGGAGCCCGGCCTGTTCCCAGGGATCGTTACCAGGAGCTCGAGTGTTTGGTCGCAAACAGAGCAGGAGCGGGAGCCAGGCGCTCGTGTTTGTGTGCCTGCGGTTGCTCAGGCAACTCGgggccagccaggagctgccaaaATCCTCGGTGGCCAGGGCCAAGCCCCcggcacagctgccctggggcgGCCGAGCCCGCTGTGTCCGGCCGGGCGAGCACCCGAGGGGCTCCGGCCCATGAACACAACCAGAGCGGAGCGTCAGTGCGGACGGGGTTTATTGCAGAGCCGGGTTACAGCGCGGGCCTGCAGCATCCTTTGGTTTGGGCTTCACGAAGGGAGCGGGAGGCCACGGGGGCTCAGGTCGGAGACCTTTGCCGACGGCCAGGCGACGCCAAACTCCCGCGGGATGCGTCCCGGGGCTGGCCAGGAGCGTCCCGGCAGCTCCGGCACAAACGGCCCCGCGGGGCCTGAGCCGAGCGGAGCGGGACAAGCGGCAGAGCCGGGCAGCCTCGAGGGGAGGGCTCcggtggggagggagggaaggagacgGCTGTGGCGTGACTGGTGCGGGGTTAAGGCAGGTCCCCGGCGGGGAGGACGGGCGGCGGTCCCCGGTGGGACGAGGGAGGGCGCCCCGAAAGCCGGGGCTGAGGTAGGGAAGGTGTGGGTGCCGGCGGGGCAGgggagccctgaggagcagTGCTGTTAGTGcggtgtggggctgggctgacaGCACGGGGGACACGGGAGGGGCGAGGGGATCACAGCACGGGGGGGCACGGACGCAGCGCTGGGGCAGAGCTCGCAGCCCCTCGCTCCCCAATCTCCCCGGCGCCGGGCAGCCGACATCCCGCCAGCCCGGGGCCGGCCCCAGCGCAGCCTCCCGGGCCCCACCTCacgggcagccccggggctgcgcACCGAGCCCGCGGCCGGCGCGCAGGGACCGGGCCGGGGGCGTCACGGGCACCCGTCCCTACTTTTTGACTTTGGAGTCGTAGGTGCCCGCGTTCTTGTAGGCACTGACGTAGCCGCTGGTGTCCACGATGTTCTCCCGCCCGCTCTTGCCCTTGCCCTTGCCGCTCTCGTCAAAGCGCTCCTTGTGGGAGCCCGTGTACTTGGAGGTGTCCGTCAGCCTCTCCACGGCTCCTACTGTCTTGGCTTTCTGCGGTGGGGAGATGGGACATGGGAGGCAAGAAGAGGCAAGAAGATGCTCCATCCCCTTCCCGCACAAATTCCATCCCTTGCCCCACACAAGCTCCTGACACCCACCAAAGATCCCGCAGTGCCCGCCGTGCCCTATGGAACCCTCAGGTCCCCCCTCACCCAGGGCCATGGGGTCTCCTAGAAAGCGTCTGTGCAGTGGGCAGAGCTCCATCCTCCCCTCCTGATGATCACTCCCGCTCCCTCAGCCCAGGGGCTCCTCACTCACCGTGACACCCACGTTAatgggctccttccctgccaccaGCTGGCAGATGGCTTCATACGCCTCCTCTTTGCTCTTGTCCTTAAACCTCTTGGGGGCCAGCTCCTCCAGCGCCTTCTTGAACTCCTCGTAGTTGATGACACGGGCTGTCTTCCCTCTGCAAGAACAAAACTCAGGTTGCCACCAGCACGTCTTTGGGTTATGCCTCCAAAGGGGATGAGCTGCATCAGAGAGACCCTGACTTTGTCCTACACCATCCTCGGGTCCCTCACCCGCTTCTGAAATTCAGCTACAGCTgaatgggctgggctgggcacagctgcactGAGCTCCAGGAGCTTTTCAGCCACATGCTGTTGAAGTCCCTGTTACCAAACACCAGGGTGCACGGAAGTGCTCTAGGCCTTGGTGCCGGCGTCAGGAGAGGAGTGCATCcatccccactgctcccagcctgcctgggtTGCCCAGCACATTCTCTCCCCTGGCAGGGAACAATCCTCCAGTCAAATTTGGAAGGACATGCACAGAGCATCTCTCCCCTGAGTTGCTGGTCCTCATCTCTAGGGCAACACAGCAACCTGCTATCCTGCACACCAAAAACCTCCCAGTGCTCAGCTCCACCTGACCCAACCCAAATTCCATGGGAATTCCTGGACAGAGCACATGGAGGAATCAGGTTCTCTACCCATCCTTGTTCCCACACCCTAGTGTTGAGCATGAAGCATCATTGTGTCCCCAGGGACCCTAAAAGCAGTTCCAGGAACCTTTCAGCTCTTCAAGCTGCCCCTGTGACTGCCATGGACCACAGTCCTCCCCAAGCTTGGGCATCGGCTGGCCAGGCCCAGGGAAGGGCCACATCCCATGGGACAACCCTGAGCgccttcctctgctccctgtggcaCCTCTTGAGAGATGGGAACCAGGCAGAGCCAACCAGGCCCACCCCAGTTCTTGGAGCGGGAGCAGGAGCACAATCTCTGCACCAAATCTGAGCCTCCCACCCCCAAATTTGGGTTGATTTATCATTAGGTCTTGCAAAAGCAGCCACATGTCCCCCCTGAAGGTGGGACACTGCAGgacagctcccacagctccgTGACAAGCAGGATGGACAGGGCACACAGCAGGGgtagcagagctctgtggggacCCCACACCAACCCTGCCCATCCTGCAGAGGCACCCATGTCACTTACTTCACCTTGGAGAAGACAATGTCCACGTCGGTGCTGGTGACGCTTTTGCCGTCGGTGACTTTGCAGTCCTTGCACAGTTTGGCCCAGTTCTTCCCATTCATCTCCTGCCCCGTGGCCTTGGTGTCGCCATAGATGGCGAATTTGCGGAAGCTCTCTTCCAGGGATGCCacctcagcattcccagccaTGGGGCTGCAGGACGGGGGCAGACGGGCCCGGCACTacccaggctcctgctggctgcacggcagagctcagctggctgCTCGAGGCCCTcgagggcaggaggaggaggaggaggaggaaggctggcGAGGGtggaggctctgcagcaggatcGGGGCGTTGGCAGCACCTGCGGGCGTGGGGtgagggctggcagcaagctcGGATGAGCCCTGAGGCTGAAAGCCAAGAACGTGTCCTGGGGAATGGAGGCTCCTGGTCGAGAGCTGTCAGCAGCGAGGCTGCCGGCTCCGGGGCTGGCGGGGAGTGAGTGCATCAGCCTGTCCCCTCGGGAGTACTCTCCGGGAATGACGCAATGCGTCCGCCTTCCTCCCGCTCGCACACCAGGAGAAGCAGCGGCACCGCCGCCTGCCTTCAGCCCCCCCTCTCCCCTGCCTCCATCCCCTGCGCGGAGCTGGCAGCGCCCCAGCCCTGTGAcctgcccccagggctggcccAAGCGTGATGCCCTGCAGAGTGACAAGCAGCCAACAAGTCTCTGCACCCCGTGGCGGCACTGTTGCTGCTGTCCCATCCCCGCTTGCCATCGGCTCGCCAGCCTCGCCCTGGCGGCTCAGCATCCCTCACCACGCGCCGAGCGCCCACAGCATCTCGGCCAGGACTGGGCACGGCCGAACTCCGGGGAGCTCCAGTACCCAGGGGGTTCTCCGGCACCCCGAGATGCAGAGCGGGTACCACGCCCGGTGGGTGCCCGGGCAGGACAGGCCGGCATGCGGCCCCGGAGCCTCGGCGAGGGCCGGGGAGTGGTCCCTAGGACCGTCGCTAGGGAGGATGGGCGTTGCCTGGCGACCGTCGCTAAggaggcgcggcggggcggggatgCCGCCGGTCGCCTCCCGGCCTCGTCCTCCCGCGGGCtcccccgccccgggcccgcaCGGCCCCGCAGCGCCAGCCGGGGCTCTCCCCGCCCGGCTGGGAGGTCACTGCCGGCGGCTGCGGGGTGCCGGGGCAGCGAcgacccccgcccgccccgcccgggtCTCCTCCCTCCCCGTGCAGTGGCCCCGGGACGGGCACCGGAGGGGCCGCGGGTGCGGGGGGTGCCGGTCGCTCGGTCTCTCACCTCCCGGTCACTCAGTCACCTCCCGGTCACTCGCTCACCTCCCGGCGCCGCGCTCTgaggcgggcgggggcggccccgccgcctgTTTAAGGCGCCGCCATGGAGACGGGAGgggccgggccgcccccgcccgcctcccccgggccgggccgcggcgggAGCGCCCTCGGGGCGGGGAGACGGAGCCCGGGCAGCGGACCCGGGCCACCTCGGGGACTCTCCACCCCCCCATGAGCCTCTCTGCTTCCCCACGAGACCCTACCGGCACCTGACCGGTCTTTCCTGCGCCCCACAAGGTCTCTCCATCGACCTACAAAGCCCCAGCATTGTCCCACAAGGTCCCTTTAGCACCCCCCGAGGCTCCACAATAACCCACAAGGTGTCTCCACCACCCCCTCAGCACAGGCTCCCCTGGCACCCCGGCTGTGCTTTACCCTACAgcccttccccctgccccacacAGTCACCATGCCCCCCATAAAGGACCTGACCTCTGGGTGGGCGACACCACGGACCAATGCCTCTGCCCAGGCTGAGGAGACAATGCCAACCCCTCTGGTGTGTCAGGGACCGTGGTGAGCACCTGTGGCCCAGTGAGACACCCTTGGAGCAGCCaggtgccagcactgcccacccTGGCAGCCTGGAGCACGACCACACGCAGGGCTGCCAGAGGGTGCTGCAAGCTGAGGCAGTACCCAAATATTGTGGTTGTCATGGAGCCCCAACACAGCCCACATCTCTTACTCACTGCCCCACCTCAGCTGTTTGCCCAGAGCCTGCTTTGGTCCCAGTGCCCTCCTGGCATCACTCGGGGGTGCAGGGCATCGtgggtgagcagctgctgcaccagcaggagctgtgcaagcCAGGACACCCAGTGTGAGATTTGCAGCTGCCTTGGGGGTCCTGAGGACAAATCAGCAGCTTTGGGAACCGGGAAGTGGCTCAAACATCAGTCTTTGGCATCCTGTGGTCtgtctgccctgctccctgtgcagagaagctgcaggttAAGGACAAACACAGTGTCCCCATGGCTGAGCTGTCCCAGGGCATCAGTTCTGCTTGTGCACCCAGAGCGCTTTGCTGTggggcacagccccagtgacaaCCTCCCTCACTTGGCTGAGGGGTACCTGTTCTCTCCTGGGATATTTTTGCCTGTTCTTGACTGGACAAAGGCATGAGCAACCCATTCACACTGATTCTCTCTTGGATTAGGGTCTGGAGACCTCCAGAGGAAAccaccagccagctctgggagTTCAGGACTACCAACTTTACCTCTCACTTCAGAGATGAGTGCCAGGGCTCATGCCAGAggccccaggtgtgtcacagcCCCTGGCCAGCTGGTCAGACACAAGAAGGACCCCACTTTATTATGGCCCCCAACCAACCCTGTGGCCCCTCAAGAGCTGCTCTTTTACAGCCCAGCCAGAGGCAGGGTGGCAAGGACATCCCGGAGGGGACAGTCCAAAGTGGGAAGGGCAAGTGTGGAGGCTTACCTGATGCCAGAGTCCAGGCAGATCTCTCCAAGtgtttctcctctctccagTTCATCCTGGTAGAGCTCAGACATGGCCAGAGAGCCTGGGAGCTGCGTGGAGCAGGTGGCACCAGGAGGACTCTCCTGATCCCACATTCTTCCTGCTCCTCATACAATATGAAAGCAGGTTCCAAAGTGCAGAGGGGCATAGGTGACAGTGCCTGGCTGTGGAGTGGGAATTTCAACCAGCCTCTCTGCAGGCCAGCAAGGACCCAGGGGTGTGATCCCACCTGCagaagctgggaaggagctgtaAACTCTCTGTTTTAAGGATAAGGGAATAACTATTGCCACACTGAGGAGGGTGGTTAAGTCTTGATGAAGGTACAGCCTTATCCTTAGcttgccctgcagctccccaccaAAGCAGGTGTCTGGCTCTGCTTCCCACTGACGGCTCCAGACAGGAGCCAGGTAATATCAGCTGGAGCACCCAGCAGGACTTGGCAGCTGTGGGCAGCGTGGGAGCCTGGATCCTcggagccagcagcaggtggaGGAGGAGTTCGACATGTGGGCAGCTCTTCTGTAGGAGCTTCAGCTggtcctggggctgcagagcccaagGAGCCAAGCGATGGCACACGGGGAGAGCCGGGAAAGGGGGGCACTGAGCCACGGCTGGTGAGCTGCCCACGGGGTCGGGTTGAGCAGGTCAGATTTCGGTTCCTAAGGGCTGGGGTTTGTTGTGCGTTTGTTGTCACCGTGACAGCCCTGTTGGGATGGAGCGTGGTCCTCGGCCGGCTCCCGGTGTTCCTCATGCAGCCCGGAAAAGGAAGCCCGGGAGGAGGCTGTGACTTGGTCCGCAGCCCGCGGGACGGACAGGAATTGAGAGGGAGGTTGCACAGGTCCTGTGGTGTGATGGAGGAGCACGCACGCGGCTCAGGGCTCAGCTCGCCGGGGGCCTTTCCCTTCTAATCAAGGTCAGGATGTTCCCAGGCTGtctcctgccccagggacatAATGAGCCGAATACTCCAGCGCTCACCCCGAACACACCGAGGCTCACACACATCTGCATCCCCGAGGTGCAGCTTCGGCTGCTGGGCCGCTTCCTGCTGAGACTGTGTCCCTCTCCCCACTCTCACACAGAGCTCGGAGCGCTGTGACTGCTCCGGGTGCAGCTCAGAGCTTGCGCGAGGGCACAAGCACAACTCTGAGCACCCTCTGGGCTCACCCCCATCCTCTTCGCCCCTCGCTTCGCCCGAGGCTGGGCACCGCAGCCTCCCGGGACTCATCCCGTTTCAGGAATGAGTCTCTGGCTCGGCCGCGTCTGGGGTGGGATGAGGTTATGCGGGAACGCCGCTTCTCTAGCGCGAGTTGCTACAAAACAGAGGGAAGTGTTTCGGAGGTTGTGCAATATGTACACGGTCACCCCGGCAACAGCGCGTCCACAAGGCTCTAGCGGGGCTCAGCTGCGGCTGCTGAGCGGCGCGATCGGGACCGGGCCGTGCCTGCCGTGCCGCCTGTGCCACCGAGCACGAGCTGCAGGCGTGCCATGCACGGCACCGGGCACAGGAGCGGGGGAAAACTCCATCCTCTGGCAGGGActtcctttccccaccctgcaGCTCAAGGCAGCTCATTGAGATGCTCTCAGGACGCGTCAAAAGCAGTGCAGGAACAGACTCctacaaaataatttcccaaaGGAAGGTCCCTTTGACTTCAAAGAGGGACCAAAGAAACTTGAGCCAGGCTCAAAGATGAAAGGAACCACGATGTGCATCCCATGCCAAGGCGGAGGCTTGGAGCAGGCACTGCggggcctggcacagctgccagacAGTGGCCAGGGACCATGACATGATTTCAGAGGATTGTGGAAAGCTGTCATCCTGCAGTCATTGCTTCTTCCTAATAGAATGCCACAGTATCTTGTGGTGGAAACAGCTGGTCCAGGGCACTGCCTCCAGCTGGTGGGAGAGTTGGCAAAAACCTTTTGTTCAGTGCTGGAGAAAGTGCTTGAGGATGTCAGACCTCAATGCGTCTGTGGTGATGGGGAGCTGAATCAGGAATTCTGCTGTCAGGACCTTAACCCAGCTTTCTTATGGCCTtgggctgcagcctgtggtcATTGCAACCCTCTGAGGGGCTGAGCCCAGGACTGCTCTGTCCGTGCTggactctgcagcagcaccccaatGTGACTCGTTCCTTCTGCTGACTGCCACAGGTCATTCCtcatgcagag from Motacilla alba alba isolate MOTALB_02 chromosome 11, Motacilla_alba_V1.0_pri, whole genome shotgun sequence includes:
- the TPPP3 gene encoding tubulin polymerization-promoting protein family member 3 is translated as MAGNAEVASLEESFRKFAIYGDTKATGQEMNGKNWAKLCKDCKVTDGKSVTSTDVDIVFSKVKGKTARVINYEEFKKALEELAPKRFKDKSKEEAYEAICQLVAGKEPINVGVTKAKTVGAVERLTDTSKYTGSHKERFDESGKGKGKSGRENIVDTSGYVSAYKNAGTYDSKVKK